The following are from one region of the Bradyrhizobium septentrionale genome:
- a CDS encoding VWA domain-containing protein — MAGKTIKPTSGSDVRPADTPDVPSSTANDIAAFVAKARAMSPHRAGARGRLVFALDATMSRQPTWDMACTLQADMFREAGSLGSLDIRLVYYRGFNECRATGWISDSAQLARLMSKIDCQGGNTQIGKVLSETRREAVASGVRALVFVGDAMEESVDELCTKAGELGLLKVPVFMFQEGHDAAAEHAFREIARLTGGAWCRFDPGAAAQLRELLRAAAAYAAGGREALLQLAKTASGAAKLIGQMK; from the coding sequence ATGGCCGGCAAGACAATCAAACCGACATCTGGAAGCGATGTACGCCCGGCCGACACTCCGGACGTGCCGTCGTCGACCGCGAACGACATCGCCGCGTTCGTGGCGAAGGCGCGGGCGATGTCGCCGCATCGCGCCGGCGCGCGCGGCCGGCTGGTGTTCGCGCTCGACGCCACGATGAGCCGGCAGCCGACCTGGGACATGGCATGCACGCTGCAGGCCGACATGTTCCGCGAGGCCGGCTCGCTCGGCAGCCTCGATATTCGCCTGGTGTACTACCGCGGCTTCAATGAATGCCGTGCCACCGGCTGGATCTCCGACAGCGCGCAGCTCGCGCGGCTGATGAGCAAGATCGATTGCCAGGGCGGCAATACCCAGATCGGCAAGGTCTTGTCGGAGACGCGCCGCGAAGCCGTCGCATCGGGCGTGCGCGCGCTGGTGTTCGTGGGCGACGCGATGGAGGAGAGCGTCGACGAGCTCTGCACCAAGGCCGGCGAGCTGGGCCTGCTCAAGGTGCCGGTCTTCATGTTCCAGGAAGGTCACGACGCGGCCGCCGAGCACGCGTTCCGCGAGATCGCGCGGCTGACCGGCGGCGCATGGTGCAGGTTCGATCCCGGCGCGGCCGCGCAGCTCCGCGAGCTGCTGCGCGCCGCCGCGGCCTATGCCGCGGGTGGCCGCGAGGCGCTATTGCA